The Miscanthus floridulus cultivar M001 chromosome 17, ASM1932011v1, whole genome shotgun sequence genome has a window encoding:
- the LOC136517814 gene encoding pentatricopeptide repeat-containing protein At1g15510, chloroplastic-like, translating to MPPLPTKPALNPVLLPLASLALPRALPPIRLHAEKRLRRLSSAAVSAAASTSSSADLSAELRALCSHGQLAQALWLLESSAEPPDEDAYVALFRLCEWRRAVELGLRACAHADDRHAWFGLRLGNAMLSMLVRFGETWHAWRVFAKMPERDVFSWNVMVGGYGKAGLLEEALDLYHRMMWAGVRPDVYTFPCVLRSCGGVPDWRMGREVHAHVLRFGFGEEVDVLNALMTMYSKCGDVVAARKVFDNMTVMDCISWNAMIAGHFENGECNAGLELFLTMLQDEVQPNLMTITSVTVASGLLSDITFAKEMHGLAVKRGFATDVAFCNSLIQMYASLGMMGQARTVFSRMDARDALSWTAMISGYEKNGFPDKALEVYALMEVNNVSPDDITIASALAACACLGRLDVGVKLHELAESKGFMSYVVVRNALLEMYAKSKRIDKAIEVFKCMPEKDVVSWSSMIAGFCFNHRNFEALYYFRHMLADVKPNSVTFIAALAACAATGALRSGKEIHAHVLRCGIAYEGYLPNALIDLYVKCGQTGYAWAQFCAHGAKDVVSWNIMIAGFVAHGHGDAALSFFNQMVKIGECPDEVTFVALLCACSRGGMVSEGWELFHSMTEKYSIVPNLKHYACMVDLLSRVGQLTEAYNFINEMPITPDAAVWGALLNGCRIHQHVELGELAAKYVLELEPNDAGYHVLLCDLYADAGIWDKLARMRKTMREKGLDHDSGCSWVEVKGVVHAFLTDDESHPQIREINTVLEGIYERMKASGCAPVESHSPEDKVLKDDIFCGHSERLAVAFGLINTTYGTSISVTKNQYTCQSCHRILKMISNIVRRDIIVRDSKQLHHFKDGSCSCGDEGLG from the coding sequence ATGCCGCCGCTGCCCACTAAGCCCGCACTCAATCCAGTGCTCCTCCCACTCGCCTCCCTTGCCTTGCCGCGCGCCCTCCCGCCGATCCGCCTCCACGCAGAGAAGCGCCTACGCCGTCTCAGCTCGGCCGCCGTCTCGGCGGCggcgtccacctcctcctccgcggACCTGAGCGCGGAGCTGCGAGCGCTCTGCTCCCATGGACAGCTCGCGCAGGCGCTCTGGCTCCTCGAGTCCTCGGCGGAGCCGCCCGACGAGGACGCCTACGTCGCTCTGTTCCGCCTCTGCGAGTGGCGCCGCGCTGTGGAACTGGGGCTGCGCGCGTGCGCACACGCGGACGACCGGCACGCGTGGTTCGGGCTCCGCCTCGGGAACGCCATGCTCAGCATGCTCGTCAGGTTCGGGGAGACGTGGCACGCGTGGAGGGTGTTCGCCAAGATGCCCGAGCGGGACGTCTTCTCTTGGAACGTCATGGTGGGCGGGTACGGGAAGGCCGGGTTGCTGGAAGAGGCGCTGGACCTGTACCACAGGATGATGTGGGCAGGTGTGAGGCCGGACGTGTACACGTTCCCCTGCGTGCTGCGGAGCTGTGGGGGCGTCCCAGACTGGAGGATGGGGAGGGAGGTGCATGCGCATGTTCTTCGGTTTGGGTTTGGGGAGGAGGTCGATGTCCTGAATGCACTCATGACCATGTACTCCAAGTGTGGGGACGTTGTGGCTGCGCGCAAGGTGTTTGACAATATGACCGTGATGGACTGTATCTCATGGAATGCCATGATTGCTGGGCATTTTGAGAATGGTGAGTGCAATGCGGGGCTGGAGTTGTTTCTTACCATGCTGCAGGATGAGGTTCAGCCTAACCTCATGACAATAACTAGTGTGACTGTTGCATCAGGCTTGTTATCTGACATAACTTTTGCAAAGGAAATGCATGGGCTTGCAGTGAAGAGGGGTTTTGCTACTGATGTTGCATTCTGTAACTCTTTGATTCAGATGTATGCGAGTCTCGGTATGATGGGGCAAGCAAGAACAGTGTTCTCAAGAATGGATGCTAGAGATGCCTTGTCATGGACAGCTATGATATCTGGGTATGAGAAAAATGGTTTCCCAGATAAAGCTCTTGAAGTGTATGCACTTATGGAAGTGAACAATGTAAGTCCTGATGATATTACTATTGCAAGTGCCCTTGCTGCTTGTGCTTGCTTGGGGAGGTTGGATGTCGGCGTCAAGTTGCATGAGCTTGCCGAGAGCAAGGGATTCATGAGCTATGTCGTAGTTAGAAATGCACTCCTTGAAATGTATGCAAAGTCCAAGCGTATTGATAAGGCTATTGAAGTTTTTAAGTGCATGCCTGAGAAGGACGTAGTATCATGGAGTTCAATGATCGCAGGATTTTGCTTCAACCATAGGAACTTTGAGGCTCTTTACTATTTCAGGCATATGCTGGCAGATGTAAAGCCTAATTCTGTCACTTTTATCGCTGCTCTTGCTGCTTGTGCTGCTACTGGGGCTTTGAGGAGTGGTAAGGAGATCCATGCACATGTTTTAAGGTGTGGTATTGCATATGAAGGTTATTTGCCCAATGCCCTTATTGACTTGTATGTAAAATGTGGCCAGACAGGCTATGCTTGGGCACAGTTCTGTGCACACGGTGCAAAGGATGTTGTGTCGTGGAATATCATGATTGCAGGTTTTGTTGCTCATGGTCATGGGGATGCTGCTTTATCGttcttcaatcaaatggtgaaaATAGGAGAATGCCCAGATGAAGTTACATTTGTTGCCCTGCTATGTGCGTGTAGTAGGGGTGGAATGGTCAGTGAAGGTTGGGAGCTTTTTCACAGCATGACTGAGAAATACTCTATTGTTCCAAATCTCAAGCACTATGCATGCATGGTGGATCTTCTAAGTCGTGTTGGGCAACTAACAGAAGCTTACAACTTCATAAATGAAATGCCTATCACACCAGATGCTGCAGTTTGGGGAGCCTTGCTAAATGGATGCCGGATACACCAGCATGTTGAACTTGGGGAGCTTGCTGCAAAATATGTCCTTGAATTGGAGCCTAATGATGCTGGATATCATGTTCTTTTGTGTGATCTGTATGCTGATGCTGGTATATGGGATAAATTGGCTAGGATGAGGAAAACCATGCGGGAGAAAGGACTGGATCATGATTCTGGATGTAGCTGGGTTGAGGTTAAAGGAGTGGTCCATGCATTTCTTACGGATGATGAATCACATCCACAGATCAGAGAAATAAATACTGTTCTAGAAGGAATATATGAGCGGATGAAAGCATCTGGATGTGCTCCTGTTGAATCTCATTCTCCAGAAGATAAAGTATTGAAGGATGACATCTTTTGTGGTCACAGCGAAAGACTTGCTGTTGCTTTTGGTTTGATCAATACCACATATGGCACCTCAATTTCTGTCACCAAAAACCAGTACACATGTCAGAGTTGTCACAGGATATTGAAGATGATTTCTAACATAGTACGAAGAGATATAATTGTTAGGGACAGTAAGCAACTCCACCATTTTAAGGATGGAAGTTGTTCGTGTGGAGATGAAGGTTTGGGGTGA
- the LOC136516117 gene encoding uncharacterized protein, whose protein sequence is MDNFGVLSIVEGEIDEAGILQNLRELFDKDWNWQLKKTDDTSYIVRFPPSRKVENVVIGKASLFQLNRPKVVASLSVWNGYVEPVGNLVEVWVQIKGIPPKWVDWNTVREVASSLDPTRILRGRLYVFKARVYKISFNPEGYVQVDNSTDGDSGDVEELEEDDLLDDDDPKDIPKGNDDDPKKDKEHEPREREIPEPSDKPHGGGSSAAGSKSTKRALLFEDDSVTTQKDVLAIDCANLLGAMELEVEDGDDEVIEDESSLMLHDDNERIQLPDEWIYDLQAKNTSLLDKDIDNNSSKLLQ, encoded by the exons ATGGATAACTTTGGGGTGCTTAGTATTGTGGAAGGGGAAATTGATGAGGCAGGGATTTTACAAAATCTGAGAGAGTTGTTTGATAAGGACTGGAATTGGCAGCTAAAGAAGACTGATGATACAAGCTATATTGTCAGGTTTCCTCCTAGTAGGAAGGTTGAGAATGTTGTGATTGGAAAGGCCTCTCTATTTCAGCTGAATAGGCCCAAAGTTGTTGCATCGCTAAGTGTGTGGAATGGATATGTGGAACCAGTTGGGAATTTGGTTGAAGTATGGGTTCAGATCAAGGGAATCCCTCCCAAGTGGGTTGATTGGAACACAGTGAGGGAGGTTGCTTCAAGTCTTG ATCCTACAAGAATTCTCAGAGGAAGGCTGTATGTGTTCAAGGCTAGGGTGTACAAAATCTCCTTTAATCCTGAGGGATATGTCCAAGTTGATAATTCAACTGATGGTGACTCTGGAGATGTTGAGGAGTTAGAGGAGGATGATTTGTTGGATGATGATGATCCTAAGGACATTCCAAAAGGGAATGATGATGACCCAAAGAAGGATAAGGAGCATGAACCACGGGAGAGGGAGATACCTGAACCGTCAGATAAACCACATGGAGGTGGTAGCTCTGCTGCGGGTAGCAAATCTACCAAAAGAGCTCTGCTGTTTGAAGATGACAGTGTCACAACTCAGAAGGATGTCTTAGCAATTGATTGTGCAAATCTGCTTGGAGCCATGGAATTAGAAGTggaggatggtgatgatgaagtTATAGAAGATGAAAGTTCCTTGATGCTTCATGATGACAATGAGAGAATCCAATTACCAGATGAGTGGATATATGATCTGCAAGCAAAGAACACAAGTTTGCTAGACAAAGACATAGATAACAATAGCTCTAAGTTGTTACAGTAG